The following proteins come from a genomic window of Carassius auratus strain Wakin chromosome 18, ASM336829v1, whole genome shotgun sequence:
- the LOC113118021 gene encoding uncharacterized protein LOC113118021 produces the protein MRGATGGVQRKVQDVYGSAYYVHCYAHQLNLIMQQATSHIPKIGQFFSDVGGFSTFFSKSFKQTAVLDEVVAHRLPGASTTRWNFHSRAVNTVYEHKDELVKCFQTIRDRGDFDAISKREAGGFMRMLEDEVFCFILALFHKTMPHVDMLFNHLQKRNIDSVFIAGITQRFTHSIQAIRDSVPSLVEDEEYRGPVQEPPLKKRRAMGEETQQHLAIEVCDTIMSHAKERFSFTNHLISATLLQGDLFPQHSRKFRIQH, from the exons ATGAGGGGTGCTACTGGTGGAGTGCAGCGTAAAGTGCAAGACGTCTACGGGAGTGCATACTACGTTCACTGTTATGCGCATCAGTTGAACCTCATTATGCAGCAGGCAACATCCCACATCCCAAAGATCGGCCAGTTTTTTTCAGATGTAGGGgggttttctacatttttttccaagtcaTTCAAACAAACGGCAGTGCTTGATGAAGTGGTGGCACACAGACTTCCAGGTGCTTCAACAACGCGATGGAACTTCCACAGTCGAGCTGTTAACACCGTTTACGAGCACAAAGACGAACTGGTTAAGTGCTTCCAAACCATTCGAGACAGAGGAGACTTTGATGCCATATCGAAGAGAGAGGCCGGGGGTTTTATGAGAATGTTGGAAGATGAGGTTTTCTGTTTCATCCTGGCGTTATTCCACAAAACCATGCCACATGTAGACATGCTGTTTAACCATCTGCAGAAGAGGAACATAGACTCTGTCTTCATCGCAGGGATCACCCAGAGGTTCACTCACAGCATTCAGGCCATCAG GGACTCCGTTCCTTCTCTAGTTGAGGATGAGGAGTATAGGGGACCTGTACAGGAACCACCCCTGAAGAAACGGAGGGCAATGGGAGAAGAAACGCAACAGCATCTGGCAATAGAG GTATGTGATACCATTATGAGCCATGCCAAGGAGAGGTTTTCTTTCACCAATCATCTCATCAGTGCCACTCTGTTGCAAGGAGACTTGTTTCCACAACACAGCAGAAAGTTCCGGATTCAGCACTAG